The DNA window CAAGAATCCTTTCTTCATAGTTCTTGCGAGCCCCCCCCCCTACACACTCGCTTCCCTCGCCTCTGCCTACAGCTATGCCTATTTGATCAATAGTAGAGAAGCTCCCTGTTACCAGTCGCCATATTacttatcttttttttgcgcaTCCGGCTGCCGAGAATGGACCGTCCAGACCAGCCGCTTCTGGCTCGATCAGAGCCCGCGTCCTCTGAAGATATCCCGCCGCTAATTGACATTGCCTCGTGCGAAACAAGCAGTGCTGCAGATGGTCCTTCACACCCCGTGGCAAACGCATCTGGGGACATCGTGGCAGGCTCTGACAATGGAAACTCCCCGGAGGCACCGGCAAACTTGTCTGCGCCTTCATCTGCCTCTGAATCCAAGGTAAGTTCTTGTTGCTCTCGAGTTAAAGTTCAAGGAATTAACGCATTAAACAGGGAACAAAGAGAGTATCATTTGTTCTTCCCGTCAAACCGACCGACGAGCTTGGAGAGCCCGAATGTTGGCCTTTTGGTCGAAAATCCGGAGACGCAGGCTATCGTCCTCTCACTGAAGAAGAACTCCGTCGCCTCTTGCCTTCCTCGTTTCGAAACGGCAAAGCGTGGGTCGGGATTCCAGAAAAGCGTGTCGAGCACTTCTTGACGAACGATCTCAGTGTGGATGGCTTGATGAAAGTGTTTGATTGCTTTCCCATGCTTGGTCAGAAGAACACACCACCACGCGCTCTCAGCTACCAACAAGCTCTTGGTCTCGAAATTACCGTCAttgagaagatggatatGCACTTGCTCTACTCAAAGGATAAGATTCTTATCAAGCCCCTCCCAAAGTATCTTTTTGAACCCAAATTTTGGTATCAATACCTTGAATGCCCGGAGGACTGCCAGTATCATGACATGTTCACGGCTTTTCGGAGAGGAGGGCAGTTACATAACAGCCACAGACTCACCAGACTCAAACCTTGCAACCACAGCGTCATTTGGATGCGTGCCTTGGGATTCGCTTTCTCTTACGTTGCGCTGGTGTGCACCAAGAGAGACTTTGAGATTGCAAAGGCGAAAGATTTGATCCCAGACGATGTCAGCTTTGAAGGCTGGAAGTATTTTGTGTCTCGAATGCTCGGCGACAGCGCTGGCGGCAAGATCCTCAGGCAGATCGACAAGCGATTCACGTATGGCGAATTGGATCTGGCGCGCCTCAACCAGGTTTTCATGATTCGCAGCCCTTTGAAGTGGCTCCTCCAAGGCAATGAATACCGAGAGTTGGTCCAGAGTCACTTCTTTCTGCCACCCTTGTCCATCTATGTGGCTGTCGTTCTGGGATACAGGTTCGCTAGGATTGCCTACATCAAGATGACGGAAAACCAGGCATTGGTTATCATTGTGTAAGTATTAgcctttttcctctctgtgaaatcttcttgatgctgatgtTTGCACAGTTTCCTTGCTTGCCTCTGGCTTGTCCTTTGCTTGCTCTCTTTCAGCAGGGCCGAGCCACCGATGCTTTGAGTTCAAGGGGCCGAAGAAGCGGTCAGAGATGTACGGTCTCGAAATCAGCCTGTACGGCTAGGGGTGGAAAAGTGTGTTTCTGAAATTCAGCTAGTTttgaaagagatggatggtTATTGCATCAAGTGAGCAGATCGTAACATTGATTGATTTTGGgatattacctattaggtaGATAGTTTTTGCTTGAGTAGTTAGTTCTagaccaaaagaaaaaaaaaagattctttcctttttatatCAAGAAGAGCTCATCTGTTTAACGTTCCCGATGAATATCTGGTAGATGAGCTGGCAGTCTTCGGACAGAATTTGGCAGAAGAGTGACTGGCCTGTAACAATGCCGAGACGTGGTGCTACCCTGCGATGTAGATTTCCACCGagttgccatcttcatcgtcatgaTTATTGTCTTGGGCGTAGAGCGTTGTAGTCTTCATCCGGGTTGATCGGGTTTCTTATCTGTTCATGGCAGGTTGTGCTGAATATAATCGTCAAACGTGTTGGCTACACAGAGTATGGACACTATGGATATTGGCGGCGCAAGAGACTGAGAGACGAATTAGCTGGTGTATCTAGGTCAAGATATGAGTGATACTCACAGGATAGATTGAATGGCCATACAGTAGCATGTCAAACGTCGGCACCATTGATCGCAAAATGGTCAGAGATCGAGCCGCAGCTGCGTATAATTCGCAAAATAGAGATGTGAGGGTTGATGGCCAAGTAACGCCACGCCATCCGAGGTTTGCCGAActgaaaagggaaaatgaCAACATAGATAGATTATGGCTGCTTTTTGAATCAAACAAGATGATTCATGATGTATCAGAGGAACATGAAGTTTCTTTCTGCCATTGGCGGTGTGCTAGGGTCAACCGACAGCAGGTGCCACGGCCGTATTGTTGCTGCGACTCCGGTTCAGAGACTGCTTGTCTTGAACTCTGCCTCGCCATGTTCAGCCTTGCCGTATTCAATATTGCCTTGAGTTgtcttcattctctttgtTGCgcatttctttgtttctcttctttcggAGCATTGAAGCCAAACACTTGCCCGATCCATGGAAGTTACAAATTTAACTGATTTGACCAACATGAAGCCTGCAGCAGGATACTCTGCCAACAATTTTATCGACCGTCTCCCAAAGTTGAATATATACATGGATTATATGATTTGATTCCAAGTTTTCAAGCTGCATTCGTTATCTTGCAAAGGCTCTTGCTCAATACTAATGCTATTGATTACTAGGTGGACCGCAACTCCATGGCTTGCATCGCAATCATCGCAACGATGCGCTTTGACAAGACCGAAAACCCAAACGATCGGAGACAATATACACGCCGAAATAACCTACAACCTCAAACAGACTGGATTGTTGAGAGATACACAAGTTAATGGAAGATTTGGCAAACAGAACGCCGCCGTGGCTGATATCGAGAACCATGGCCTTGTTCGACAAAAGCGCATAGAGCTACTAGCTAGCGATATTCTCTTGTCTACACTTAAATCAATTCTatggctttctttttttcttttttggtgAGGCCGCTGCATTTTAACAGAGCCGGATGTTTCGTTGATGAACGACTTGTTCTTGTGTCTCTGC is part of the Trichoderma atroviride chromosome 1, complete sequence genome and encodes:
- a CDS encoding uncharacterized protein (EggNog:ENOG41~TransMembrane:2 (o356-374i386-405o)) → MDRPDQPLLARSEPASSEDIPPLIDIASCETSSAADGPSHPVANASGDIVAGSDNGNSPEAPANLSAPSSASESKGTKRVSFVLPVKPTDELGEPECWPFGRKSGDAGYRPLTEEELRRLLPSSFRNGKAWVGIPEKRVEHFLTNDLSVDGLMKVFDCFPMLGQKNTPPRALSYQQALGLEITVIEKMDMHLLYSKDKILIKPLPKYLFEPKFWYQYLECPEDCQYHDMFTAFRRGGQLHNSHRLTRLKPCNHSVIWMRALGFAFSYVALVCTKRDFEIAKAKDLIPDDVSFEGWKYFVSRMLGDSAGGKILRQIDKRFTYGELDLARLNQVFMIRSPLKWLLQGNEYRELVQSHFFLPPLSIYVAVVLGYRFARIAYIKMTENQALVIIVFLACLWLVLCLLSFSRAEPPML